A region of Plantactinospora sp. BC1 DNA encodes the following proteins:
- the typA gene encoding translational GTPase TypA, with protein MQTRGDLRNVAIIAHVDHGKTTLVDAMLRQSGAFSARAEPADRVMDSMDLEREKGITILAKNTAVRYLPADGSDPVTINIIDTPGHADFGGEVERGLTMVDGVLLLVDASEGPLPQTRFVLRKALQARMPIILVINKVDRPDARIKEVVDDTYELFLDLDADAEQIDFPIIYACARDGIASLTQPADGTVPSDSSSLEPLFRSLLETIPPPAYDENAPLQAHVTNLDASPFLGRLALCRVRQGTITKGETVAWCRTNGTVERVRVSELLITEGLERKSATSAGPGDIIAVAGIPEIMIGETLADLEDPRPLPLITVDEPAISMTIGTNTSPLVGRVKGAKVTARMVKDRLDRELIGNVSLRVIPTDRPDAWEVQGRGELALAILVEQMRRESYELTVGKPQVVTREIDGKICEPVERLTIDAPEEYLGAITQLLATRKGRMEQLVNHGTGWIRMEWLVPARGLIGFRTEFLTDTRGTGILHHVFESYEPWFGELRTRNTGSLVADRSGVATAFAMLNLQERGTLFVEPSTEVYEGMLVGENSRSDDMDVNITKEKKLTNMRSSTSEETEKLIPPRKLSLEQALEFCREDECVEVTPVAIRLRKVVLDAPSRARAAARRKHAN; from the coding sequence ATGCAGACCCGCGGGGACCTTCGTAATGTCGCAATCATCGCCCACGTCGACCACGGCAAGACCACCCTGGTCGACGCCATGCTGCGGCAGTCCGGCGCGTTCTCGGCCCGGGCCGAGCCGGCCGACCGGGTGATGGACTCCATGGACCTGGAGCGGGAGAAGGGCATCACCATCCTGGCCAAGAACACCGCCGTGCGCTACCTGCCGGCGGACGGTTCGGACCCGGTCACCATCAACATCATCGACACTCCCGGGCACGCCGACTTCGGCGGCGAGGTGGAACGCGGGCTGACCATGGTCGACGGCGTGCTGCTGCTGGTGGACGCCAGCGAGGGCCCGCTGCCGCAGACCCGGTTCGTGCTCCGCAAGGCGCTCCAGGCCCGGATGCCGATCATCCTCGTGATCAACAAGGTGGACCGGCCGGACGCCCGGATCAAGGAGGTGGTCGATGACACGTACGAACTCTTCCTGGACCTGGACGCGGACGCCGAGCAGATCGACTTCCCGATCATCTACGCCTGCGCCCGGGACGGCATCGCCTCGCTGACCCAGCCCGCCGACGGCACCGTGCCGAGCGACAGCAGCTCGCTGGAGCCGCTCTTCCGCAGCCTGCTGGAGACCATCCCGCCGCCCGCCTACGACGAGAACGCGCCGTTGCAGGCGCACGTCACCAACCTGGACGCCTCGCCGTTCCTCGGCCGGCTGGCGCTGTGCCGGGTCCGCCAGGGCACCATCACCAAGGGTGAGACCGTGGCCTGGTGCCGCACCAACGGCACCGTCGAGCGGGTCCGGGTCTCCGAACTGCTGATCACCGAGGGGCTGGAGCGCAAGTCGGCCACCTCGGCCGGGCCGGGCGACATCATCGCGGTCGCCGGCATCCCCGAGATCATGATCGGCGAGACCCTGGCCGACCTGGAGGACCCCCGGCCGCTGCCACTGATCACCGTCGACGAGCCGGCGATCTCGATGACCATCGGCACCAACACCTCGCCGCTGGTCGGCCGGGTCAAGGGCGCCAAGGTCACCGCCCGGATGGTCAAGGACCGGCTGGACCGGGAACTGATCGGCAACGTCTCGCTCCGGGTGATCCCCACCGACCGGCCGGACGCCTGGGAGGTGCAGGGCCGCGGCGAGCTGGCGCTGGCCATCCTGGTCGAGCAGATGCGCCGCGAGTCGTACGAGCTGACCGTCGGCAAGCCGCAGGTGGTGACCCGGGAGATCGACGGCAAGATCTGCGAGCCGGTCGAGCGGCTCACCATCGACGCCCCGGAGGAATACCTCGGCGCCATCACCCAGCTGCTGGCCACCCGGAAGGGCCGGATGGAGCAGCTCGTCAACCACGGCACCGGCTGGATCCGGATGGAGTGGCTGGTACCGGCCCGGGGGCTGATCGGCTTCCGCACCGAGTTCCTCACCGACACCCGGGGCACCGGCATCCTGCACCACGTCTTCGAGTCGTACGAGCCGTGGTTCGGGGAGCTGCGCACCAGGAACACCGGCTCGCTGGTCGCCGACCGCTCCGGGGTGGCGACCGCGTTCGCGATGCTCAACCTCCAGGAGCGCGGCACCCTCTTCGTCGAGCCCTCCACCGAGGTCTACGAGGGGATGCTGGTCGGCGAGAACTCCCGCTCCGACGACATGGACGTCAACATCACCAAGGAGAAGAAGCTCACCAACATGCGCTCCTCGACCAGCGAGGAGACCGAGAAGCTGATCCCGCCGCGCAAGCTCTCCCTGGAGCAGGCCCTGGAGTTCTGCCGCGAGGACGAGTGCGTCGAGGTGACCCCGGTGGCGATCCGGCTCCGCAAGGTGGTGCTGGACGCCCCGTCCCGGGCCCGCGCCGCCGCCCGGCGCAAGCACGCCAACTGA
- a CDS encoding lytic transglycosylase domain-containing protein yields the protein MTQWLRSTGLVSGALVLALGTVVGCANGEQGGDGGTTTVAAQADPTAAAEPSAAGESTTDPEPPAVVGLGARPTPSATPRRTASKKPGPRKVPKPPTETKLPPPPPKPETGCTKPRYEGSQASRAQVKQALTEAAGRTYWPNSAPGIRVPVDLVKATAWQESGWQSNIIACDGGVGLMQVMPDTAAFVNQRFDQSYDIDAYRDNATLGANYLAWLIKYIGDAFFESDYGVSADDCTTALDSCLLNAVISAYNFGPGAVVTDDGLKIPNPQYVRNVRALMTECECLAF from the coding sequence ATGACGCAGTGGCTACGCAGCACCGGCCTGGTGTCGGGGGCGCTGGTCCTGGCGCTGGGCACCGTGGTCGGCTGCGCCAACGGCGAGCAGGGCGGCGACGGCGGCACGACCACGGTCGCGGCGCAGGCCGACCCGACCGCCGCCGCGGAGCCGAGCGCGGCCGGCGAGTCGACGACCGACCCGGAGCCGCCCGCCGTGGTGGGGCTCGGCGCCCGGCCGACCCCGTCGGCGACCCCCCGCCGCACCGCCAGCAAGAAGCCGGGGCCGCGCAAGGTCCCGAAGCCGCCGACCGAGACGAAGCTGCCGCCGCCGCCACCGAAGCCGGAGACCGGCTGCACCAAGCCGCGCTACGAGGGCAGCCAGGCCAGCCGGGCCCAGGTCAAGCAGGCGCTGACCGAGGCGGCCGGCCGGACCTACTGGCCGAACTCGGCGCCGGGCATCCGGGTGCCGGTCGACCTGGTCAAGGCGACCGCCTGGCAGGAGAGCGGCTGGCAGTCGAACATCATCGCCTGCGACGGCGGGGTGGGGCTGATGCAGGTCATGCCGGACACCGCCGCCTTCGTCAACCAGCGCTTCGACCAGTCGTACGACATCGACGCCTACCGGGACAACGCCACGCTCGGCGCGAACTACCTCGCCTGGCTGATCAAGTACATCGGTGACGCCTTCTTCGAGAGCGACTACGGGGTCTCCGCCGACGACTGCACCACCGCACTCGACTCCTGCCTGCTGAACGCGGTGATCTCGGCGTACAACTTCGGTCCGGGGGCGGTGGTGACCGACGACGGGTTGAAGATCCCCAATCCGCAGTACGTCCGCAACGTCCGGGCGCTGATGACGGAGTGTGAATGCCTGGCCTTCTGA
- a CDS encoding N-acetylmuramoyl-L-alanine amidase, translated as MRLLWLADVLRSAGLTVHEVGGWRSRGSTSFDPHGIMCHETRGSLRSTDAGEIHVLLNGSATAPPPIAQLYLSRTGHWHVIASGRCNHVRVGWAGPFKGVGNSGLVGIEAQHALGEPWTERQYESYVRGVRALRDRTGWGIAGHKEHQPAGYGHPSVKTDPSFNMNQFRRDVAAASSGGENIMPALSDQEQEQLLKYAKDVNYILWQGAQKPDGSGRTDIRQHFYNIEGMLTEVKANQMTMLGKDWVNEQEIIDGVLSGLGSKDLDDAATALRAAFGDRIAELAAKLAAP; from the coding sequence ATGCGACTGCTCTGGCTAGCCGACGTGCTCCGGTCCGCCGGTCTCACCGTGCACGAGGTCGGCGGCTGGCGAAGTCGAGGGTCCACGTCCTTCGATCCACACGGGATCATGTGCCACGAGACCCGCGGCTCGCTCCGCTCCACCGACGCCGGTGAGATCCACGTCCTGCTCAACGGCTCCGCGACGGCGCCGCCACCGATCGCCCAGCTCTACCTCTCCCGCACCGGGCACTGGCACGTGATCGCCTCCGGCCGGTGCAACCACGTCCGGGTCGGTTGGGCCGGGCCGTTCAAGGGGGTCGGCAACTCCGGCCTGGTCGGGATCGAGGCGCAGCACGCCCTCGGCGAGCCGTGGACCGAGCGGCAGTACGAGTCCTATGTGCGGGGTGTCCGGGCGCTGCGGGACCGTACCGGTTGGGGGATCGCCGGCCACAAGGAGCACCAGCCGGCCGGCTACGGACACCCGAGCGTCAAGACGGACCCGAGCTTCAACATGAACCAGTTCCGGCGCGACGTCGCGGCGGCATCGTCCGGAGGGGAGAACATCATGCCCGCACTGTCCGATCAGGAGCAGGAACAGCTGCTCAAGTACGCCAAGGACGTCAACTACATCCTCTGGCAGGGTGCGCAGAAGCCGGACGGCAGCGGCCGTACCGACATCCGGCAGCACTTCTACAACATCGAGGGGATGCTGACCGAGGTCAAGGCGAACCAGATGACCATGCTCGGCAAGGACTGGGTCAACGAGCAGGAGATCATCGACGGCGTGCTCAGTGGGCTCGGCTCGAAGGACCTCGACGACGCGGCGACCGCGCTGCGCGCGGCGTTCGGCGACCGGATCGCGGAGCTGGCCGCCAAACTCGCCGCGCCCTGA
- a CDS encoding NAD(P)-dependent oxidoreductase encodes MEKLALVVGATGQVGRAAVRALVADGWHVRAAARGLRAGAPWPLDWNVELVPLDREDDAGLAAAVGDGCDVLVDTVAYDARHARQLLRLADRIGSAVVVSTAGVYLDDAGRGFGTEGVRFPVPIAETQPTVAPLDPDATASAQTYAAGKAAMERELLAAGAVLPTTLLRAGAIHGPHTVHPREWHFVKRALDNRPVRVLAYAGESRFHPICTANLAELIRLSAAEPGARVLNAGDPEPPTVREIGAAVHAVLDHDAEDVLIEGPSPAPPVGETPWSTPYPVVLDMSVAERQLGYRPVTSYLDSLPATVRWLVDAAHGRDWRTVFPDLAQNYRTDYFDYLAEDAWLRRRTPG; translated from the coding sequence ATGGAGAAGCTCGCCCTGGTCGTCGGTGCCACCGGGCAGGTCGGTCGGGCCGCGGTCCGGGCCCTGGTCGCCGACGGCTGGCACGTCCGGGCCGCCGCCCGGGGCCTGCGGGCCGGTGCGCCCTGGCCCCTGGACTGGAACGTCGAACTGGTCCCGCTGGACCGCGAGGACGACGCCGGGCTGGCCGCCGCGGTCGGTGACGGCTGCGACGTGCTGGTCGACACCGTCGCGTACGACGCCCGGCACGCCCGCCAACTGCTCCGGCTCGCCGACCGGATCGGCTCGGCCGTCGTCGTCTCCACCGCCGGGGTCTACCTGGACGACGCGGGCCGGGGGTTCGGCACCGAGGGAGTCCGGTTCCCGGTGCCGATCGCCGAGACCCAGCCGACCGTCGCACCCCTGGACCCGGACGCGACGGCGAGCGCGCAGACCTACGCGGCCGGGAAGGCGGCGATGGAGCGTGAACTGCTCGCCGCCGGAGCGGTCCTGCCGACCACCCTGCTGCGGGCCGGTGCGATCCACGGGCCGCACACCGTGCACCCGCGCGAGTGGCACTTCGTCAAGCGCGCCCTGGACAACCGGCCGGTACGGGTGCTGGCGTACGCCGGGGAGAGCCGCTTCCACCCGATCTGCACCGCCAACCTCGCCGAGCTGATCCGGCTCTCCGCCGCCGAGCCCGGAGCCCGGGTGCTCAACGCCGGTGACCCGGAGCCGCCGACCGTACGCGAGATCGGCGCCGCCGTGCACGCGGTGCTGGACCACGACGCGGAGGACGTGCTGATCGAGGGTCCGTCGCCGGCACCACCGGTCGGTGAGACGCCGTGGTCGACGCCGTACCCGGTGGTGCTGGACATGAGTGTGGCGGAACGTCAGCTCGGCTACCGGCCGGTGACCAGCTACCTCGACTCGCTGCCGGCGACCGTACGGTGGCTGGTGGACGCGGCGCACGGCCGGGACTGGCGGACCGTCTTCCCGGATCTCGCGCAGAACTACCGGACCGACTACTTCGACTACCTCGCCGAGGACGCCTGGCTGCGCCGCCGCACGCCCGGCTGA
- a CDS encoding GntR family transcriptional regulator, whose product MTVVVLAGERGAKVSLDGVVIDRDSPMPLYFQIAQQLEQAITAGTLPPGGRLDNEIELADQLAVSRPTLRKAIETLVRQGLLVRRRGLGTVVMARPVRRPLALTSLFDDLASAGRRPSTEVLRLDRVPAGPDEAAALDVPEGAEVIAVERLRSADGQPLAVMRNYLPPALVSVDRAGLGEHGLYQLLRRQGVTLQLANQQVSARPALAGEARLLGVARGSTVLTIRRTTYDSAGRAVEYGAHAYLAARYSVEMTLVTR is encoded by the coding sequence ATGACGGTCGTGGTCCTCGCCGGTGAGCGCGGTGCGAAGGTCTCCCTGGACGGTGTCGTCATCGACCGGGACAGCCCGATGCCGCTCTATTTCCAGATCGCCCAGCAACTGGAGCAGGCGATCACCGCCGGCACGCTGCCACCGGGCGGCCGGCTCGACAACGAGATCGAACTCGCCGACCAGCTCGCGGTCAGCCGGCCGACCCTGCGCAAGGCGATCGAGACCCTGGTCCGGCAGGGGCTGCTGGTCCGCCGACGCGGCCTCGGCACGGTGGTGATGGCCCGGCCGGTGCGCCGGCCACTCGCCCTGACCAGCCTCTTCGACGACCTCGCCAGCGCCGGCCGCCGCCCCTCGACCGAGGTGCTCCGGCTCGACCGGGTGCCGGCCGGCCCCGACGAGGCGGCGGCGCTCGACGTGCCCGAGGGCGCCGAGGTGATCGCCGTGGAACGGCTCCGCTCGGCCGACGGCCAACCGCTCGCGGTGATGCGCAACTACCTGCCGCCGGCACTGGTCAGCGTGGATCGGGCCGGGCTCGGCGAGCACGGCCTCTACCAGTTGCTCCGCCGCCAGGGCGTGACACTGCAACTGGCCAACCAGCAGGTGTCGGCCCGGCCCGCGCTGGCCGGCGAGGCCCGGCTGCTCGGGGTTGCCCGGGGCAGCACCGTGCTGACCATCCGGCGCACCACCTACGACTCCGCCGGCCGCGCCGTCGAGTACGGCGCGCACGCCTATCTGGCGGCCCGCTATTCGGTGGAGATGACCCTGGTCACCCGCTGA
- a CDS encoding deoxyribose-phosphate aldolase — protein sequence MSDRYDQLREVRARQPEAIRAAAARRRRRPLLGETGRLLLIAADHPARGVLGVGQATGVMADRYRLLDRLCTALARPGVDGVLGTPDILEDLLLLDCLDDRVVVGSMNRGGLHGAVFEADDRFTAYDAPTIAEMGFDGGKMLCRVDLADPATAGTLAACGRAVGELARYRLMALVEPFLASRTGGRLRNDLDVEAVVRSVAIASGLAPTSAYTWLKLPVVTGMARVMTATTLPTLLLGGDPAGDPARTFAAWAEALALPGVRGLVVGRSLLFPPDDDVAGAVDRAAALVHGTGS from the coding sequence ATGTCCGACCGGTACGACCAACTCCGGGAGGTCCGTGCCCGCCAGCCGGAGGCGATCCGGGCGGCGGCGGCCCGGCGGCGACGTCGCCCCCTGCTGGGCGAGACCGGCCGGCTGCTGCTGATCGCCGCCGACCACCCGGCCCGGGGCGTGCTCGGGGTCGGGCAGGCGACCGGGGTGATGGCCGACCGCTACCGGCTGCTCGACCGGCTCTGCACCGCCCTCGCCCGGCCCGGCGTCGACGGCGTGCTCGGCACCCCGGACATCCTGGAGGACCTGCTGCTGCTCGACTGCCTGGACGACAGGGTGGTGGTCGGTTCGATGAACCGGGGCGGGCTGCACGGCGCGGTCTTCGAGGCCGACGACCGGTTCACCGCCTACGACGCGCCGACGATCGCCGAGATGGGTTTCGACGGCGGCAAGATGCTCTGCCGGGTGGACCTGGCCGATCCGGCCACCGCCGGAACGCTGGCGGCCTGCGGCCGGGCGGTGGGGGAGTTGGCCCGCTACCGGCTGATGGCGCTGGTCGAGCCCTTCCTGGCCAGCCGGACGGGTGGGCGGCTGCGCAACGACCTCGACGTCGAGGCGGTAGTCCGGTCGGTGGCGATCGCCTCCGGCCTCGCCCCGACCTCGGCGTACACCTGGCTGAAGCTGCCGGTGGTCACCGGGATGGCCCGGGTGATGACCGCGACGACGCTGCCGACGCTGCTGCTCGGCGGGGATCCGGCCGGCGACCCGGCGCGGACCTTCGCGGCCTGGGCCGAGGCGCTGGCCCTGCCCGGCGTACGCGGCCTGGTGGTCGGCCGGAGCCTGCTCTTCCCGCCCGACGACGACGTGGCCGGCGCGGTCGACCGGGCCGCCGCGCTGGTGCACGGGACGGGATCCTGA
- the iolB gene encoding 5-deoxy-glucuronate isomerase, whose amino-acid sequence MSGPGSGRRHWPAGSAAAGPWSVSLDPERAGWAYTGLRVVALPPGGRIGFDTGPDEVIVLPLAGSAVLRCADASDVDRTMELVGRPGVFAGTTDFGYLPPGTRAELSSPGGGRYALPSARARRRFPARYAPAGGVRVELRGAGTCSRQVHNFATPETFRTDRLIACEVLTPDGNWSSYPPHKHDEERAGAEAVLEEIYYFEVGAGPTGTPGHGYQRVYGTAARPIEVLAEVRSGDTVLVPYGWHGPSIAAPGHPLYYLNAMAGPAEEPAWLITDDPAHAWVRASWAGQPVDPRLPFGRDLRPPPADLR is encoded by the coding sequence ATGTCCGGTCCGGGGTCGGGTCGTCGGCACTGGCCGGCCGGGAGCGCCGCCGCCGGCCCGTGGTCGGTGTCGCTGGACCCGGAGCGGGCCGGCTGGGCCTACACCGGGCTGCGGGTGGTCGCGCTGCCGCCCGGCGGGCGGATCGGCTTCGACACCGGGCCGGACGAGGTGATCGTGCTGCCGCTGGCCGGCTCGGCGGTGCTGCGCTGCGCCGACGCGTCCGATGTGGACCGGACGATGGAGCTGGTCGGCCGCCCCGGCGTCTTCGCCGGGACCACCGACTTCGGCTACCTGCCGCCCGGGACCCGGGCCGAGCTGTCCAGCCCCGGCGGCGGCCGGTACGCGCTGCCGTCGGCCCGGGCCCGGCGCCGGTTCCCGGCCCGCTATGCACCGGCCGGCGGGGTACGGGTCGAACTGCGCGGCGCCGGCACGTGCAGCCGGCAGGTGCACAACTTCGCCACCCCGGAGACCTTCCGGACCGACCGGTTGATCGCCTGCGAGGTGCTGACCCCGGACGGCAACTGGTCGTCGTACCCACCGCACAAGCACGACGAGGAGCGGGCCGGGGCGGAGGCGGTGCTGGAGGAGATCTACTACTTCGAGGTCGGCGCCGGCCCGACCGGTACCCCCGGCCACGGCTACCAGCGGGTCTACGGCACCGCGGCCCGGCCGATCGAGGTACTGGCCGAGGTCCGCTCCGGCGACACGGTCCTGGTCCCGTACGGCTGGCACGGCCCGTCGATCGCCGCACCGGGCCACCCGCTCTACTACCTGAACGCGATGGCCGGGCCGGCCGAGGAACCGGCCTGGTTGATCACCGACGATCCGGCGCACGCCTGGGTGCGCGCCTCCTGGGCCGGCCAGCCGGTCGACCCGAGGCTCCCGTTCGGCCGCGACCTCCGGCCGCCCCCTGCCGACCTGCGCTGA